One region of Epilithonimonas zeae genomic DNA includes:
- a CDS encoding S41 family peptidase, producing the protein MNKYFLLCCILVFQISYSQTFKNDSVKQFIDKSFTLIQSHSINVEDLEKIKSDLYSKSENLSSVDELVPLYEDVFQKLNDHHGGLKYKGKTYGWQKPLVSNNSYLKEKIKTEKTVHSKVIDKKYGYIRIPGNNDFSFKKVDSLADDIVSHINAVNSNKIKGWIIDLRLNTGGNMYPILLGLKNFIGRNLVFGGFKDAKNQPSGKWEIYQDKMLIDGVELEHKKALEYPIREAIPVIILTSCYTASAGEMTAISFVGRKKTFIVGEPTANYTTAVQGFKINNIAGINLSTDYVIDRNQKVYKNNVIPDFEIIGGDDLKNLENDHKIIKALQLLKR; encoded by the coding sequence ATGAATAAATATTTCTTGTTATGCTGTATTTTAGTTTTCCAAATTTCTTATTCTCAGACTTTTAAAAATGATTCTGTAAAACAATTTATTGATAAATCTTTTACGTTAATACAATCACATTCAATAAATGTAGAAGATTTGGAAAAAATTAAGAGTGATTTATATTCCAAATCTGAAAATCTGTCTTCGGTAGATGAATTGGTACCTTTATATGAAGATGTTTTTCAAAAATTAAATGACCATCACGGAGGCTTAAAATATAAAGGCAAAACATATGGCTGGCAAAAACCATTAGTTTCTAACAACTCTTATTTGAAAGAAAAGATAAAGACTGAAAAGACAGTTCACAGTAAAGTCATTGATAAAAAGTATGGGTATATAAGAATTCCGGGCAATAATGACTTTTCTTTTAAAAAAGTTGACAGTCTTGCAGATGATATTGTTTCGCACATCAATGCCGTGAATTCCAACAAAATTAAAGGCTGGATTATTGACCTAAGATTGAACACAGGCGGAAATATGTATCCCATTCTCCTTGGTTTGAAAAATTTCATTGGACGTAATTTAGTCTTTGGAGGTTTCAAAGATGCCAAAAATCAACCTAGTGGAAAATGGGAGATATATCAGGACAAAATGCTGATTGATGGTGTTGAGTTAGAACATAAAAAAGCTTTAGAATATCCCATAAGAGAAGCTATACCAGTAATTATTTTGACAAGCTGTTACACAGCCAGTGCTGGGGAAATGACGGCTATTTCCTTTGTTGGGCGCAAAAAGACTTTTATAGTTGGAGAACCAACTGCGAATTATACGACAGCTGTACAGGGTTTTAAAATCAATAATATAGCAGGTATTAATCTGTCAACAGATTATGTGATAGATAGAAACCAAAAGGTTTATAAAAACAATGTAATCCCTGATTTTGAGATTATAGGTGGTGATGATTTGAAGAACTTAGAAAATGACCATAAAATTATTAAGGCGTTGCAGTTATTAAAAAGATAG
- a CDS encoding VOC family protein has protein sequence MRIDHIAFWVKDLEMMRSFYETYFDAISNEKYINPIKKFESYFLSFENGSRLEIMFRPDITEANNHNEVQKLGLIHLAFSTGSKEKVNELTERLRNDGFEIIGEPRTTGDGYYESVILDPENNIIEITE, from the coding sequence ATGAGAATTGATCATATTGCCTTTTGGGTAAAGGATTTGGAGATGATGAGGTCTTTTTATGAAACTTATTTTGACGCCATTTCCAACGAAAAATATATCAATCCGATTAAAAAATTCGAATCCTATTTTCTGAGTTTTGAAAATGGTTCTCGCTTGGAAATAATGTTTCGACCGGACATTACCGAAGCCAATAATCATAATGAAGTCCAGAAATTAGGATTGATTCATCTCGCTTTTTCGACGGGAAGTAAAGAGAAGGTGAATGAATTGACAGAAAGACTTAGAAATGACGGTTTTGAAATCATTGGAGAACCGAGAACGACAGGCGACGGTTATTACGAAAGCGTCATTCTGGATCCGGAAAATAATATCATCGAGATTACAGAATAA
- a CDS encoding GyrI-like domain-containing protein translates to MNLPHRIEIIESKKLIGFSITTSFQDDKTPIIWKKLMMRRNEITNRIPNRLFSLQIYPENFTPNQTFTKYALAEVSNYDNIPNDFELFDLESGKYLVFNYKGKAENGPELFRYLFQNFIPENHFEVDNRPHFEIFGDHYNPNDDSAEEEIWIPIK, encoded by the coding sequence ATGAATTTACCACACCGCATCGAAATTATTGAATCAAAAAAACTGATTGGATTCAGCATTACAACTTCTTTTCAGGACGATAAAACACCTATTATCTGGAAGAAATTGATGATGAGAAGAAATGAAATCACCAATCGAATTCCGAATCGATTATTCTCGCTTCAAATCTATCCGGAGAATTTTACACCGAATCAAACTTTCACAAAATATGCTTTGGCTGAAGTCTCTAATTATGATAATATTCCAAATGATTTTGAATTGTTTGACTTAGAAAGTGGAAAATATCTTGTTTTCAACTACAAAGGAAAAGCGGAAAACGGACCGGAACTTTTCCGATATCTGTTTCAAAATTTCATTCCGGAAAATCACTTCGAGGTTGATAACAGACCTCATTTTGAAATTTTCGGTGACCATTATAATCCGAACGATGATTCTGCTGAGGAAGAGATTTGGATTCCGATAAAATAG
- a CDS encoding GNAT family N-acetyltransferase, whose amino-acid sequence MSKTYETERLIIKLVDIDDAEFMMQLVNTEKWLKNIGDRNIHSLEDAQKYIREKNLPNIERLGFGNCVIILKSNNAKIGTVGLYDREGIDGVDIGFAFLEEYEGKGYAYESAKKVMDIGINDFGIKKVSAITLPENFSSIKLIEKLGLKFKQVVRIPNDDVDLNLYELNL is encoded by the coding sequence ATGTCAAAAACTTACGAAACGGAACGCCTTATCATAAAGCTTGTCGATATCGATGATGCTGAATTTATGATGCAATTGGTCAACACAGAAAAATGGCTGAAAAATATCGGCGATAGAAATATTCACAGTCTTGAGGACGCTCAGAAATATATCCGAGAAAAGAATCTACCCAATATTGAAAGACTTGGCTTTGGAAATTGTGTTATAATTCTGAAATCCAACAATGCGAAAATCGGGACTGTTGGTTTATATGATAGAGAAGGAATTGACGGTGTTGATATTGGTTTTGCATTTTTGGAAGAATATGAGGGAAAAGGTTACGCGTACGAATCCGCCAAAAAAGTGATGGATATCGGAATCAATGATTTTGGAATTAAAAAAGTCAGTGCGATTACTTTACCAGAGAATTTCTCTTCAATTAAATTAATTGAAAAATTGGGACTGAAATTCAAACAAGTGGTAAGAATTCCGAATGATGATGTTGATCTTAATCTCTATGAACTCAATTTATAA
- a CDS encoding GNAT family N-acetyltransferase produces the protein MKTFETERLRMKVADLDDADFFLELYNLPSFIKHIGDRKLRTKQDAEQYIKDRFLPHIEKLGYGNYVVIHKELDKKIGAVGVFVREGIEVPDIGFSFFPDFEGKGFAYESASKLKELVASNFGLTKISAMTSDENISSQKLIERLGLKFQKYVIFPDDNEELRYYEN, from the coding sequence ATGAAAACCTTCGAAACCGAACGATTAAGAATGAAAGTCGCAGACCTAGACGATGCAGATTTCTTTCTAGAATTATATAATTTACCTTCATTCATCAAACATATTGGCGACCGAAAGCTCCGCACCAAACAAGATGCAGAACAATATATTAAGGACAGATTTCTCCCTCACATTGAAAAGTTAGGTTACGGAAATTATGTTGTGATTCATAAAGAGCTTGACAAAAAAATCGGTGCTGTTGGCGTATTTGTCCGAGAAGGTATCGAAGTTCCTGATATTGGTTTTTCTTTCTTTCCGGATTTTGAAGGTAAGGGGTTTGCTTATGAATCAGCTTCGAAACTAAAAGAATTAGTTGCCAGTAATTTCGGCTTGACAAAAATATCAGCAATGACTTCTGACGAAAATATTTCTTCTCAAAAATTGATTGAAAGATTGGGTTTGAAGTTCCAGAAATACGTCATTTTCCCTGATGATAATGAGGAATTAAGATATTATGAAAATTAA
- a CDS encoding calcium:proton antiporter translates to MSLKSLLHWSFIFPLLSLIYYLLGVTDDSPLLAVLGGVLLITSVLGAVHHAEVVAHKVGEPFGTIILAIAITVLEVGLIVSLMVAGGKETHTLARDTVFAAVMLILNGILGACLLVGSIKFKEQFFARTSGNMALISLVAIVVMTMILPNYTTSELSATFSKAQLIFFSVASLVIYSTFLMVQTVRHRNYFLPENDDEPHAEPPTNFESTMSLIFLIICLGVVVFLAKALSPQIENMVHNFGAPQALVGVIIAAVVLLPEGMAAIKAARRNQFQTSLNLALGSAIASIGLTIPCVAVVSIIYEMPLLLGLDIKSMVLLALSLYTVMLSLNRGKTNILYGVVLLVNLFAYIFTVIVP, encoded by the coding sequence ATGAGTTTAAAATCCTTACTTCATTGGTCCTTTATTTTCCCGCTCTTATCATTAATTTACTATCTGCTTGGCGTTACAGACGACAGTCCTTTGTTGGCTGTGTTAGGTGGCGTTCTGTTAATCACTTCTGTTCTAGGAGCCGTTCATCACGCAGAAGTTGTAGCACATAAAGTAGGTGAACCATTTGGAACCATCATTCTTGCAATTGCCATTACGGTTTTGGAAGTAGGATTAATAGTATCATTAATGGTAGCCGGAGGAAAAGAAACTCATACACTCGCAAGAGATACGGTTTTTGCCGCAGTAATGTTGATTTTGAACGGAATTCTCGGTGCTTGTCTTTTGGTGGGCAGCATCAAATTCAAAGAACAATTCTTTGCCAGAACTTCCGGAAATATGGCTTTAATCAGTCTCGTTGCAATTGTCGTAATGACTATGATTTTACCTAATTATACAACTAGCGAGCTTTCAGCAACATTTAGCAAAGCGCAACTCATATTCTTCTCCGTAGCGTCTCTCGTGATTTACAGTACATTTTTGATGGTTCAAACTGTAAGACACAGAAATTATTTTCTTCCGGAAAACGATGATGAGCCACATGCAGAACCACCAACCAACTTCGAAAGTACAATGAGCTTGATTTTCCTGATTATCTGTTTGGGCGTCGTGGTATTTCTAGCAAAAGCTTTGTCTCCACAAATCGAAAATATGGTTCATAACTTTGGAGCACCACAAGCATTAGTCGGGGTAATCATTGCAGCTGTTGTCCTTTTACCGGAAGGAATGGCGGCGATAAAAGCAGCAAGAAGAAATCAATTTCAAACAAGTTTAAATCTGGCTTTAGGTTCAGCTATTGCGAGTATCGGATTGACAATTCCTTGCGTTGCAGTAGTTTCCATTATCTACGAAATGCCTTTATTACTTGGACTCGATATCAAATCAATGGTTTTACTTGCCCTGTCGCTTTACACCGTAATGTTGTCCTTAAACCGAGGAAAAACTAATATTCTTTACGGCGTTGTACTCTTGGTTAATCTTTTCGCTTATATTTTTACCGTTATCGTTCCTTAA
- a CDS encoding carboxymuconolactone decarboxylase family protein: MNNRLNIAKTDAAAYKAMLGLITYLQNISLSHTWQELIKIRASQINGCAHCLDLHTRDAVKLGETPQRIYLLNAWREALELYSVEEQVILAMTEEITLINKKGLSEDTYNKAKELFTEQQIAEIIMTVIIINSYNRIGISTLMPISRN, from the coding sequence ATGAATAACAGATTAAATATTGCAAAAACAGATGCTGCAGCTTACAAAGCAATGCTGGGATTGATAACTTATTTACAGAATATTTCGCTAAGTCACACTTGGCAGGAGCTTATCAAAATCAGAGCTTCGCAAATCAATGGATGTGCGCATTGTCTGGATTTGCACACGAGAGATGCTGTAAAATTGGGTGAAACACCACAAAGAATCTATCTGCTGAACGCTTGGAGAGAAGCATTGGAGTTATATTCTGTCGAAGAGCAGGTTATCCTAGCAATGACAGAAGAGATTACTTTAATCAACAAAAAAGGATTATCAGAAGACACTTATAACAAAGCGAAAGAACTTTTTACGGAACAACAAATTGCTGAAATCATAATGACTGTCATTATTATTAATTCTTACAACAGGATTGGAATCAGTACGCTGATGCCGATTTCCAGGAATTAA
- a CDS encoding S46 family peptidase — protein sequence MKKILLVMTLILGYAQMKADEGMWLLMLVKRLNGVDMQKEGLHLTPEEIYSVNNSSLKDAIVSFGGFCTGEMVSSQGLIFTNHHCGYDAVAAASTPEKDYLKNGFWAMKPNEEFNAKGLYVRFLVRMDDVSARINAKLNNNMSAADRKAVIDAEYKAIQTENSENGKYTVVVRDFFNGNEFYYFVYQDYKDIRLVGAPPSSLGKFGGDTDNWEWPRHTADFTVFRAYADANGNPAEYSETNVPLKPKHHLPVSLKGYKPGDFTMILGYPGRTNRYLTSFGIEQMVDKDYPAWVEASKLTMDVLKKYMDKDKATQLDYASQYASVANYWKNRQGTIDAVKKNGTVAEKQKLEQTYNQWAAQSPNEQTYYGVLPEIKSYYNQVSGRNVERNYGGILQRNAHYIATAYQLGSLFKTYADQDEAGKAAMKTKVLEAVDKAYDGFHDNVEGEMLNSLASLYKTRVAKEFASPTILAADVNTLSTMAYASVFANKKSALAFVENPDRLKIDADKLRQFANGIVEDQKLSAEKYSKIDENFAKNSRLFLDGLRKSQPDKKFYPDANSTMRLTYGTIETLPVREDRNYKGIKENYYTDINGMVAKYKKGDEEFDLPQKVLDLAKKKDYGQYADKKGGFMPINFLSNNDITGGNSGSPIIDGNGHLIGLAFDGNSEALSGDIVFEPQLQRTINVDVRYVLWVIDKYAGATRLISELTLVK from the coding sequence ATGAAAAAAATATTACTAGTAATGACCCTGATTTTGGGTTATGCTCAAATGAAAGCTGACGAAGGAATGTGGCTTCTGATGCTTGTAAAACGTCTGAACGGCGTTGATATGCAGAAGGAAGGTCTGCATTTGACTCCTGAAGAAATTTACTCTGTAAACAATTCCAGTTTGAAAGATGCTATCGTGAGTTTCGGTGGTTTCTGTACTGGCGAAATGGTTTCCAGCCAAGGTTTGATTTTTACCAACCACCACTGCGGTTATGATGCTGTAGCAGCGGCTTCTACACCTGAGAAAGATTATCTGAAAAACGGATTCTGGGCAATGAAACCGAATGAAGAATTCAATGCGAAAGGTCTTTACGTGAGATTTTTGGTAAGAATGGATGACGTTTCTGCAAGAATCAATGCAAAATTGAACAACAATATGTCTGCTGCTGATAGAAAAGCGGTTATTGATGCTGAATATAAAGCCATTCAAACAGAAAATTCTGAGAACGGAAAATACACTGTTGTTGTAAGAGATTTCTTTAATGGAAATGAGTTCTATTATTTTGTATATCAAGACTATAAAGACATCCGATTGGTTGGTGCCCCACCTTCCTCTTTAGGAAAATTTGGTGGTGATACAGATAACTGGGAATGGCCAAGACACACTGCAGATTTCACAGTTTTCCGTGCTTATGCAGATGCAAACGGTAATCCTGCAGAATATTCTGAAACCAATGTTCCTTTGAAACCAAAACATCATTTACCAGTTTCTCTTAAAGGTTACAAACCTGGAGATTTCACAATGATTCTTGGATATCCTGGAAGAACCAATCGTTATTTGACATCTTTCGGAATCGAGCAAATGGTGGACAAAGATTATCCGGCTTGGGTAGAAGCATCTAAATTAACAATGGATGTTTTGAAAAAGTACATGGATAAAGATAAGGCTACTCAATTGGACTACGCCTCTCAATACGCAAGTGTTGCCAATTACTGGAAAAACAGACAAGGAACTATTGATGCGGTAAAAAAAAACGGAACAGTTGCTGAGAAACAAAAACTGGAGCAGACTTATAACCAATGGGCTGCGCAATCTCCAAATGAGCAAACTTATTATGGTGTTTTACCAGAAATAAAATCTTATTACAATCAAGTTTCTGGTAGAAATGTAGAAAGAAACTACGGTGGTATTTTGCAGAGAAATGCACATTACATCGCAACAGCTTATCAATTGGGCAGTCTTTTCAAAACTTACGCTGATCAAGACGAAGCTGGAAAAGCAGCTATGAAAACGAAAGTTCTTGAAGCTGTTGACAAGGCTTACGACGGTTTCCACGATAATGTTGAAGGCGAAATGCTGAACTCTCTTGCCTCTCTTTACAAAACAAGAGTAGCTAAAGAATTTGCTTCTCCAACGATTTTGGCTGCTGACGTTAATACACTTTCGACAATGGCTTATGCTTCTGTTTTTGCTAACAAAAAATCAGCTTTAGCTTTTGTAGAAAATCCAGACAGATTGAAAATTGACGCAGATAAATTGAGACAATTTGCCAACGGAATTGTTGAAGACCAAAAATTAAGTGCTGAAAAATATTCTAAAATTGATGAGAACTTTGCTAAAAACAGCAGACTTTTCTTAGACGGACTTAGAAAATCTCAGCCTGATAAAAAATTCTATCCGGATGCTAACTCTACAATGAGATTGACTTACGGAACGATTGAAACACTTCCTGTAAGAGAAGACAGAAACTACAAAGGAATCAAGGAAAACTATTATACCGACATCAATGGTATGGTTGCTAAATACAAAAAAGGCGACGAAGAATTTGACCTTCCTCAAAAAGTTCTGGACCTTGCGAAGAAAAAAGATTACGGACAATATGCTGATAAAAAAGGCGGATTTATGCCAATCAACTTCTTGTCTAACAACGACATCACAGGAGGAAACTCAGGTTCTCCAATTATCGATGGAAACGGTCACTTGATTGGTCTTGCTTTCGATGGAAACAGCGAAGCTTTGAGCGGCGATATCGTTTTCGAACCACAATTGCAAAGAACAATTAATGTTGACGTTCGTTACGTACTTTGGGTAATTGACAAATATGCTGGTGCCACAAGATTAATCAGCGAGTTGACTTTGGTAAAATAA
- a CDS encoding META domain-containing protein, with the protein MKFLKSIGVLSLLMLLLISCNSSKKVSESMGNINRKWMLVEYKDFTKAELTKLEANMDLTKRAEAPNQYGAKMGCNGMFFTAELNKGKAKFSGVGSTMMYCDGRMKLEVLFGKELPTMDQYKIEGHFLTLSNGNGDKMKFVAADWD; encoded by the coding sequence ATGAAATTTCTCAAATCAATTGGTGTTTTATCATTATTAATGCTTTTGCTAATTTCTTGCAATTCATCAAAAAAAGTGTCAGAATCAATGGGAAATATTAACCGAAAATGGATGTTGGTTGAGTATAAGGATTTTACCAAAGCCGAATTAACTAAACTCGAAGCGAATATGGATTTGACTAAAAGAGCTGAAGCTCCAAATCAATATGGTGCAAAAATGGGATGCAACGGAATGTTTTTCACAGCGGAACTCAATAAAGGGAAAGCCAAATTTTCTGGCGTTGGTTCAACAATGATGTATTGTGACGGAAGAATGAAGCTGGAAGTATTGTTTGGAAAAGAATTACCAACAATGGATCAATACAAAATCGAAGGACATTTCTTAACTTTATCAAATGGCAACGGAGACAAAATGAAGTTTGTAGCCGCAGACTGGGACTGA
- a CDS encoding OsmC family protein: protein MKRSAKAVWKGTVKDGSGVLTTQSTTLNETQYSFKSRFEDGVGTNPEELLAAAHAGCFTMKTSALLSEAGFIPESLETDCKISLVDGKITLSELTLTAKVPAISEEEFQKIAKDAKENCPVSQAFSFEKSLTATLLS, encoded by the coding sequence ATGAAAAGAAGTGCAAAAGCTGTTTGGAAAGGAACAGTAAAAGACGGAAGTGGTGTTTTAACAACACAAAGTACAACGCTTAATGAAACTCAATATTCCTTCAAAAGTAGATTTGAAGATGGCGTTGGAACCAATCCGGAAGAATTGTTGGCAGCAGCTCACGCAGGTTGTTTTACAATGAAAACTTCAGCTCTGTTGTCAGAAGCAGGTTTTATTCCAGAATCTTTGGAGACAGATTGCAAAATCTCTTTAGTTGACGGAAAAATTACTTTATCTGAATTGACACTGACTGCAAAAGTTCCTGCGATCTCGGAAGAAGAATTCCAAAAAATTGCAAAAGATGCCAAAGAAAATTGTCCTGTAAGCCAAGCTTTCAGTTTTGAAAAATCGTTGACAGCGACTTTACTTAGCTAA
- a CDS encoding tetratricopeptide repeat protein, translated as MRWAFCIFLAFNLIFVSGQTSLSKDPDKYATTLLKQTVDYMQTNRTKAMSYLQEALKLENKLADSTKVSLYVTAGNTYKDQESYYQALNYYYKGLEINNKTDSRDSYSILNNIGGCYYLMGNFKKARQFWEQSLKKFESSKPEQKSVEGSIIYNNLAVLEKEQGNYARALEMLKEFKNRNTAAKDTLNIIMAYENIANVNLKLKETETAVDNLRQGITLAKKIKSPYDIASLYNILGKIYLNNIINRDSALYYLKSSYDISEKSSFSDLKLFSAENLVKLFEKEKDYKSALQYLHTAKSLSEASINQENNKKVNRLEIEFNEKMTQNELLASQTKRERFFIFGIALLLSFSVIIFLLFQLQKNKTAKRVAENELLAKKLEEKNKELTNSAIQMLQTSEIIQSTQKELSELNSGTEMSDNKIFHIISELKKSSKGFGKDEFYKIFMETEDQFYKKLLNEFPDLTKNELRLCAFLKLNLSSKEISDITHQSPHSIVVARSRLRKKLRLSNSESLNNFLIKY; from the coding sequence ATGCGTTGGGCTTTTTGTATTTTTTTAGCTTTTAATCTGATATTTGTTTCCGGTCAAACAAGTCTTTCCAAAGACCCGGACAAATATGCCACTACTCTTCTGAAGCAGACGGTGGATTATATGCAAACCAACAGAACAAAGGCAATGAGTTATCTGCAAGAAGCCCTAAAGTTGGAAAACAAATTGGCAGACAGTACAAAAGTCAGTCTTTATGTTACTGCAGGAAATACATATAAAGATCAAGAATCTTACTACCAAGCACTTAATTATTATTACAAAGGACTAGAAATCAACAACAAAACAGATTCACGTGATTCTTATTCTATTTTAAATAATATTGGAGGCTGTTATTACCTAATGGGAAATTTTAAGAAAGCCAGACAGTTTTGGGAACAATCGCTTAAAAAATTTGAAAGCAGTAAACCTGAGCAAAAATCTGTAGAAGGTTCTATCATTTATAATAATCTTGCCGTCTTAGAAAAAGAACAGGGAAATTATGCCCGAGCTTTGGAAATGTTGAAAGAATTCAAGAATCGCAATACGGCTGCAAAAGACACACTCAATATTATTATGGCGTATGAGAATATTGCCAATGTTAATCTGAAATTAAAAGAAACCGAAACTGCAGTCGATAACCTGAGACAAGGCATCACTCTGGCAAAGAAAATCAAATCGCCTTACGACATTGCAAGTCTTTATAACATTTTGGGGAAAATCTACCTCAATAATATCATCAACAGAGATTCGGCTTTATATTACTTAAAAAGCTCTTATGACATTTCAGAAAAGAGTAGCTTTTCTGATCTAAAATTGTTTTCAGCAGAAAATTTGGTAAAACTTTTTGAAAAAGAAAAAGATTACAAAAGTGCACTGCAATATCTTCATACGGCAAAATCATTATCCGAAGCTTCTATCAATCAGGAAAACAATAAAAAAGTAAACCGTTTGGAAATTGAATTCAATGAAAAAATGACCCAAAATGAACTTTTAGCTTCTCAAACCAAAAGAGAGCGCTTTTTTATTTTCGGAATTGCCTTGCTTTTATCGTTCTCGGTTATCATCTTTTTATTATTCCAATTACAGAAAAATAAAACGGCGAAAAGAGTTGCCGAAAACGAATTATTAGCTAAGAAATTAGAAGAAAAAAACAAAGAGCTTACGAATAGTGCTATCCAAATGTTACAAACTTCAGAAATTATCCAATCCACACAAAAAGAATTGAGCGAGCTGAATTCAGGAACGGAAATGTCCGATAATAAAATATTTCACATTATTTCTGAACTCAAGAAAAGCTCAAAGGGCTTCGGAAAAGATGAGTTTTACAAAATTTTTATGGAAACCGAAGACCAATTCTATAAAAAACTCCTGAATGAATTTCCCGACTTGACTAAAAATGAATTAAGGCTTTGTGCTTTCCTAAAACTCAATCTGTCCTCCAAAGAAATCTCTGACATTACACACCAGAGTCCGCACAGCATAGTAGTTGCGAGGTCAAGACTTAGAAAAAAATTAAGACTCTCCAATTCAGAAAGTCTTAATAATTTTTTGATTAAATACTAG